GTGTTGAAAATAACCTATACTTGCGAATGCTattgtatttattaacaaaattacatTACAAATAACAAAAGATCTTAGTCACAAATACTAAGatttgtaaattttatgttataaGAATTGCATACTGTAATTTTTACGTTGAATAAGTATTTTATTGTGGATTAGAGAAGAGCAGAACGGTATAAGTGTATTTTCTGGAAGTTCCCAATAGATGTCGCTGTCGTACTGTTTTCCTAGAAAATATAAACTATTCCGCGTTGCACAGTTTGGGATCATCTGCTCAAAGAGGTTAAGTATTTTATTAAAAGTGCATTTACTCGTCGAATGTAGTGTTACTAATATTTCATATCACTGTATAtgacaattaattaattattatctcTCTATACGTATCGTGTCGAATATATTAATTTCCTTTACACGCGAAATGTAGTCTGAAATTATTTTCACAAAATATCGCATGAACACTCATTCTTGACCACGGTGTAATAACAAGACGACTAGTTGTGCAAGCACGATAAATTATCGTACAAATAAAAACCAGCTTTGCAATATCGAAACACTACAAAATATCTGATACGTTGGAAAAATACGATATTGAGATTTATAGTACTTCATAGTACAGATAAGTCGTTTCCGCGATCAAAGAATAATTTTGCTTTTCATAGTTGCAACCGCGGTTGGGTAACATTTAATTTGTGTAATAAATAACCAACGAAGCGTACAGCAATTTATTCGTGAGTTTTATCTCGTCGAACAGTTAAATTTGTATCTGTTGCtgtaacattttttatttttattcaacgagCTCGGGATGCACGGTAGATTATCTTTCATTCGTCGTTCGAAATTTCTATCCAGATGAAAATTTCGCCCGTTTCCATTGCAGCCGTATCGGTCACGTAGCGAGCGAAGATTCCTTCGAGTATGCGATCGTTGCAACGTGCGAGTATGTTTGGTTGCtgtccgccaggcggcgatcctTCATCTTAAGTGCATTCTCTTTTTCTGGCGATCGTTCGTTAAGGCTGAAAACGATTCCAATCGACGTGCCTGCAGTTGGTACGTGAATTGCTAGCGAGCTGTTCTTGCTGACGAGCCAACTCGAAGATTTTAGTAACATTTCAGTAGAACGGTCGAGCCATAACGGTAATGCATGTTCTAGTAATAAATTAAAGATGAATCTGTAGCCTCAAAAGCATAATTTAGATGTTTATTGAATGTAAACGTGGCGTCTCAGGTCTCAGGTTTTAGGTTAGGACCAAATGTGAGAGAAATATTATATAGAAAGCCACTTTTACTTCCGAAGaatgatatttttaaaatgttcATTTCAGTTATAATTTTTCTTCAATTTGATTAATTCCTCCACTTTCCGTAGTTGATGGATTTTTAGAAGCAATACTAATTTAGTAATTATCGCGGTCTGCTCGATGGAGGAATATGGAAATTCGATCGTTTCGATTGTATACTTTTACTTCGAGATGAATTTAAACCACTTATCACGGTAATTAGACAGCAACCACATCCTAGGTTATTAATCCTTTGTGGTTAGCATGTATACTAGTATTCTCTTCCCACGAGTACCGCTAGTCGTTTTAATGAAACTTCTTTTTCTAGTCTAATTGAGAATTAAACAGCTTTGGAGAGGAAAGTAATATGTATTTGGATTTTTAGAGCACGTATATTTACGTTCCGTGAGAattgattgaaatttttccccgaCAGTTTCGACCTCTATTCTTAGTCCTCTTCGGAAACATTTGATTTTAGGTTAGGTGATCGCGtttagttttctttttttagatAAAATCTGCCGGATAAAAGAGTTTTCAAATTACAATTTCTACCAGAaggcaatttatttttaattgctacGAATACAACATTTTCTAACtaacaatttcatttaaaaaaaaactatacACGTGATCGCGTAATCTGAAACTAGAAGTTCTTGAAGAACCTACTTAAAAATAGAGATCGATACGTCGGAGATTAAATTAGTTCTCACGATTTCTTTCTTGAATTCAGAAACTATGAAACTAACAtatgtaaatttaattattcgtaACGAACTTTTGACTTAATTTATCAATTATGTTTAAAACAAAGGAAATTCATTGGTTTAATACATGGATAGAggaaatttgatatttttgaaaaatgattaattttatAATGGGTAATTAGAAAGATCCATCCAACTGTATTTAATAGCTTTAATAATGGAAAGTAGTGTCAGGTTTAGAAATTAAGTTCTCGTGCAGTTAAATGCCACAAGCCGTTTCCTTGTATTTTGTTGTAATGTTTATCATAACATTAATAAGATTATTACGTCAGTCGAAGACTGTAAACAGGCGTAATTCTTTTTTCATTCAGCATTGGAAACGTCTGATTATATCTCTGTAGTACAATTGTACGCAGGAGTCTCTTCCGTTGCATCTAATATTAGATCACCTTCAACGTGATTCATATAGAATTACCATGGACTAGCCGTTGGATTCCACGTGCATGTGATCATGCAAAAATAAACCGATAGGGCATTGCGTCGCGGTGTAAATTCAATTGCTTCTGTTCGACACGCAAAGAATTCCAAGCCTGTCGGTAATTTAATCGCTATTTACAGACGACCAATAATACCATCCATTacgtaaaattataaattaataactATTTCCACGGTCGATCCGCATAAATAAATACACGGTTTCCCTTCAAAAAGAATCGCATCCCTTTTCGTCTAAAATTTGTTCCCTTGCAAAATTcaaaatacaggatgttcggccacacctgggaaaaattttaatgggagattctagaggccaaaataagacgaaaatcaagaatactaatttgttgatggaagcttcgtttaaaagttattaacgttcaaagtttcggctgtagaacggcaatttgcccaccttctcgaatttttttctagaaactgagtaggatttcgggggtaggtctattcaccaaaagttattgtaatcgacccctgcaactgaatataatttttccagaacgatttgaaattttttaattttgtcgaaaagtttcacacattctcgaatttttttctagaaactgagtaggatttcgggggtaggtctattcaccaaaagttattgtaatcgacccccgcaaccgaaaataatttttccagaacgatttgaaattttttaattatgtcgaaaaatttcacacctcgaatttttttctagaaaatagataggattttgggggtatgtgtattgaccaaaagtgattgcgaTTGGTCCCCGCAAATGAcagtaatttttttggaacgatttaaaattttttaatttcgtctaaaaatttcgcaccttctcgaatttatttctcgaaaatgagtaggatttcgggaatatgtgtattcatcaaaaatgattgtaactgacccccgtaaccgaaaataatttttttagaatgatccgaaactttttaatttcgtcgaaaaatttgtctacctttcggaatttttttctcgaaaatgagtaggatttcgggaatatgtatattcaccaaaaatgattgcaattgaccccctcaaacgaaaataatttttttagaatgattcgaaactttttaatttcgtcgaaaaatttgtctacctttcggaatttttttctcgaaaatgagtaggatttcgggaatatgtatattcaccaaaaatgattgcaattgacccccgcaaccgaaaataatttttttagaatgattcgaaacaattaatttcgtcgaaaaatttgtctacctttcggaatttttttctcgaaaatgagtaggatttcgggaatatgtacattcaccaaaaatgattgtaagcgacccccgcaaccgaaaataatttttccagaacgatttgaaattttttaattatgtcgaaaaatttcacacctcgaatttttttctagaaaatagataggattttgggggtatgtgtattgaccaaaagtgattgcgaTTGGTCCCCGCAAATGAcagtaatttttttggaacgatttaaaattttttaatttcgtctaaaaatttcgcactttctcgaatttatttctcgaaactggtcagaatttcgaggatatgtctattcaccaaaaatgattgtaatcgacccccgcaaccgaaaataatttttccagcacaatttgaaatattttaatttaattgttaataacttttcaacgaagcctccatcaacaaactagtatccttgattttcctcttattttggcctccagaaccccccattaagatttttcccaggtacgaccgaacaccctgtataactcgtCCCGCGATGCACAATGCATCGTTTCGTTCCGCTGCCCAAAGTAATCACAGACTCGTAATAATACTTTGGGGAAACTTTGGCGCAACGGAATTACGAAGCAGTCACCGAATAAAAGTTTCCCCAATGTACAGCCACGGGCGCGGGACGTGTCGCGTCGTTGCGTTGGAAACTCGCCGCGGGGTCGCGTCGTTTGAGGATCGCCCGGTTGCGGCCCAGTTTCCAAAGTCCAGCCACGAAAGTGGGTCTTCGACTGAAggtggagggggagggggcCAGCCAATACTCGACGTTCGCACACCCGCTACCAGTTTTACGCGTCTCCTGCCCCCTCCCCCCACTGCGGCCAGTCAGGAAGCCACGGTTCATTCAACCGGAAGCGACGCTTACGGCGTTATGCGGTCACCGGTCGCCGGCTTCGTGACCGTCGTGTGACACGTGATCGACGACACGAGCCGCGATAACGCCTCTCAATCGGAATGACACGTTTCAGCGTGACCCTATCGATCACGACATTATCGTGTATTTGCCTCCTTGATGCTTTCCACTCGCGTTTCGCTCTAATTTTAGTTTTGTCTCGACCTCAGCCGGATTCTGCGAACACTTTTAACGTCGCCGTTGCGTTAGGGTTGTCTCCACCACATCTTTGCAATTAGGCCGCATCCTCGAACGGTCTCGAACCTTCGAAGAAGGTGTTCCATTTAAGAGAACGCGAGTTTAGTATCGTTAATCTACTCTATACTTTAATAATTCTCTCGTTTATAGGAAACGTAAAAAAATAGTTCCTCCATTTTGCAATATACGCACTAGACTCAGACGAAATTGTATTTAGCCGCAATTCTGTTAAAAACGAGTACAGAGTACGGGTTTGCTTCGCGAATAATTAAACGTTGCAGCCTATAACTCATCCGCTACGAGATGCCTGCAGTGTCTGCAGTGCCCCCGCGTTGGTTTTGTTTCCTCTCTCGCAATATTTTGCGGCGGAATGGTCCAATTTCGATGTTCAGTGTTTGCATGATAAATAATAAAGACCTCGTTTCGTCGCGGAATGTCGCGAGTGGCGAGGTAAGCTGCGATTTCTACGATGAGATCATCTCTTGACATCATTTTTGGAACGATCCTCCACAGCGTTCGAACTTCCGTTGTTTCGCGCCTCTTTAACGAGAGGTGATGCTCATTTTGGCTTTCATGAAAATTCTTAAGCAGCCGCTTAAATGTAAccacaaatttttatttcttagtTATTCGTTATTCGGACTTAAGGAACAATCTACTTTCTCGATAGTCCGTAAGTAACGTTTCTTTCAATTTGTCGACAAGATGAGAGGCTGGACGGGAGCGGCAGCGAGTGTAATTCCGTGGTGCCGAAGAAGAGACGTCGCAGAAACAATGGGACCAGCGATCGGGACCATCAAGTGACCTTCGACGATTACCCGGCCTCGCCCAGGTCCTCGAGATCGTCCGCGTCGTCTAGATCGAGCTCTCTGCTGCAGTTTGAATCGTTGGAGAGGACCTGCGCCACCCTATCGCCCTCCAGCTACAGCTTCGACTCGCTGGAATACTCGAATCGATCCAACGCGTCCCATCCAGAGAACACATCGCCCGACAGTCTCGAGCAGGACTACGACAGAGTTCTTCCCAAcggttttggaaacgttgatcaCTTCTCCAGGATCAGGCCCTATCGGAGCTTCGAGAGCCTGGACACCTGCCAGAAGGACGACGAGTTCGGGCACACCAACCTGACCAATGGTTTCGCACCTTTGTACCTGAAACGTAACTCGGACCTGTCGAGGATACGAAGCAACGGGCATCGTCCAAGGTAAACGTCTGTTTAGCCTAACATTTTCACTGTAGCGTTTCGCGGTACCGTTTAACTCGTCACCAAGTCTTATTTGCAACGCGCGACAACTGTGATCTTTGGCACACGCTGGGCTagagcagtgtttctcaaactcgaTCTCGTCTTGgaccacaaaaaaaaaaatttgtttatatttatcGATCTAGATTGTAACTGTAGAATGACGAGGCTGTGTTCCACGCAGAGGCTACGGCGACGCCATGTTGGACGCTAGTGATTTTTCGCGGTAAATTACTACGCGCTGTGCGGTCCACAAGTTTTACGAAATTGTTTCCTTAGAAAGGTGCCAGTAACAATATTCTTCTTTATTTTTTCATGTGCTACAAATTCCTTCGCGGGAATTGTCAAACTGGATAATATCTACTCGATCAGTTTTTTCTTATTGTACGGTTGCATAATTAATAATGCATAATTCGTTTGTTATTATTCGTTCTTGGACTTATTTTTGCATTTCCCAAGATGGTCTCGAAGTAGAGGCTTGATTAAGACTGTCAAATTTAATACGATCCCCAAGGTAGTTGCATGACCGAGTAACGAAAACGAGATCAGGCCGTTACACTATCGTTTAGGTCAATCTTTCCCAATGGGATGCCTCCATATATTCTTAGtgccaattaaaaaatttatcatcGTCTTTTCTGCCATGCAAATCTgcattttttctctttttttgtgGGGTGGCACAAATTAGATTGAGGAACACTGATTCGAGTCTTTATCTTGCAGTTAGCTAGCTTCTGCCATTTTTAAGTAATATTATCAAACAGATATACCATAAAAGACTGACAAGGATCGTGAGATTTACTCGTGATTCTTAATTCTTTATCGAGAGTAAAAGTTATCCAATTCTGCCGCTAGGGGTGCCCCTATCACAGTCGTACAAACGCTGACTTCCGAACTTTcttaattaaaatgaaaattccAAAGGACGAACAATGGAACGACCTACCCGATTTCTTTTTTATCTTGATTttagaaattttcttttcgttcTAACATCGCGCAAAAGACAAATGGCATTTCGCGATGTTCGAACGGAGGTCTACGAGTTTCCTTGGCAACGACTCTCAGAATTAAAGCTTGCTACATGACCCTCGTATTTTGGCCAAGTTACCGCAATCGCGACCCTGAATAGACCTCCTTGACTTTTACTTTTCATTTTAAGAAGATCCGAAATTACCCTTGCAAACGTGCTCGCAATTGGTTTACTCTTCTCCCCATAACAACGTTGCGTATACTTATTGAAATCAAACGATCAATCTTAACTTTCATTAACAGTTTAAAGCCGTTGGTGTTTCTTGCTAATTGCCTTATTAGCTCCACgtataacacgttgactgccagaccaaattcctcaaattaaaaaggaaattaaattttgtttatagaCTACTGGAAGCTAGCATACCCATCATTTATTATCGAATTTATAATTTCATAGACTCTGACATCTGATCTTGAGAATTAACTTTTTTAACCCCTTGGTTGAAAAGTCGCGTCACCCATGTGTGGTGTGTTAAACTCATTTAGATCTGCCACATGGTACGAAACCTAGTCGAGAAATCCAACAGAAATGAAAAGTTTTCGTTTCCCCAATATCGTTCCCTTTGCTGTATTCCGACGATTTGTTTCGCGCGAACCAGGGACTTTTGGCACGACGACGAAGAGTACGAGGACGACGACGAGGAGGAGGACTTCGACGAGGAGGATCGCGGCTCGAAGGAGAATCGCGCGTGCTCGGAGATCGAGGATCGACTGATGGTGTTCGGTGATCCGGCTTTCAACTACGCGACGTCCGTGGACTACAGAAACACGATCGATTTGCGCGAGATCGGCGTCGAGACGAAGAGGGACGCGCTGTTGGATCTGAAGTCTggccaggcggccgtgtcgagtTCCTTTCGTCTGCTGCAGACCAGGTTAAATATAGCCGGTGGCATGGCGCACAGTCGCAACAACATGGTTCCCGATCATCAGCAGCATCATCATCATCACCATCATcatcaacagcagcagcagcaccaGGAGCACCAGTACCAGCAGCACCAACAGCACTACGAGCACCACGAGCCGCGGCAGCACCAGCAGCATCAGCTTCAAGGGTGGAGCAAGGAGGAGTGCTTTAATTTTAGATTCACGGATAAATCTCAAAGCGCGCCCAGTCTGCCTAGCAGCATCGACGAGTCCGCACACGGTCCAAGCACGTTCGCGGGCCACACGTCCTCAAGGGCAACCTCGTTCGTCTCCACCTCGAATCTGTTCGAGAATTACACGAGGGTAGCGAGCGTGCCCGTAGACCTGAACCTTTGCGGATTTTCCACGTCGTGCGATGATACGCGGTACCAGGAACTGAGCCCGCGCGATCACGAAATGGCGGATGTTACGAACGTTCACGAGAAGAAGCTTACGGACGGCCACAGGGAGGAGGACGAGGCGGGACAGCCGAAGAACTCGTTGACGAGCTCGGTGAGAACACAGGCGCCGCAGAGCGTGATGGTGGACGGGAAGATGGATCGCGAGTCGATCGAGGGTAACGGTAAGAACGAGGGGGAGTGCGCGGGCGATCGCTGCGCGAACCCGCGGGAGAGGATGCAGGTCACGTCGACGGTGAAGACACAGGATCGCGGGAACTGCGTGCTGGACATGGCCATAGCCATGGAGAACGACATGGTGGACGAGGCGATCAAGCAGCTGAAACGGGAGGTCGAGGAGGCCACCGCCGTGTCGAATGGTAAACACGCGATGGACGGCGCGCAGAGGAGCCTGTCCGGCAGACAGCGACCGCACAGGGTGAAGAACAACGCCAGTTACGAGCTGGCGCAGCAGTTCGAGATCGACGAGAGAAGCTTCCGGTCGAACAGATACCGCAAGGAGATCGCCATCGACGACGAGGCGGGCACCAAGTCGCCGAAGAGCAACTTTGGCGGACGTAAACGGGTATCGAACAACGCCAGCTACGAGCTGGCTCAGCAGTGCGATTACATAAACGCTCTGCAGTCGTCCAGGGGCGCGTTCCAGAGGATGGACGCCTGCGACGAGCTCGAGGAACCTGTGCCCGTGTCCGGTCGATCGTCGCGGCTCAGGGTCACCGACATGGTGCAACAGATGAACAGCAGCTCGACGTCGAATCTCAGCAATTACAACGAGCCCCGTGCCGAGACCAGGATGTACTCCAAGTCCACGGAGGACATATTCTCGCAGTTCTCGGTCGGTCCGTTCACCAGGGTGCCGATCAATCAGCTGGGCCAACGGCTGAAGAAACAGGAGGAGGAGGAGTCGCTTCTCTGTCAGGTAAAAAAAAACTCGGATCCATTTTCAACCTGTGGAGACGATCCTAGTGGCCATCCCGTAGTAGACGACGAGATAGATTATCCCTGCTTGGAAACCAAACCCATAGGAGCTTCCAGCCTGGAGGGGGGCGTGTCGCGCGAGGTAACGAACGCCCGCGAACCTCCGGAAATATCCCTAGAACACGAGCACGTGCGCGCAACCAGAACCCCGAACGCTGTACCGACGATCCTCGAGCATCCAGCGGAGTtcgaccaggatctagcgaaaTCCTTGGCCGGCGGGCAGCAGGACGACGTGGACGAGTGTTCGTCGTGCAACAGGAACGCCAGCGAACGGCTGTGGAGGGTCATAGTGGAGAAGCAGGCCGTGGAGAAAGAGGCTTCCGCGGGTAAGGTGGCGGAGACGGCGGAGAAGTCGCTGGAAAAGAAAGAGAGCGAGAAAGAGAAGGATGAGAAGGAGGGGGCGAAGGCAACGGAAGCAGCGAGGGGACACAGTGTCCACGGTGTTCGTTGCCCCCCACCAAGCGGTACCGACGGCCTGGAAGCCGGTCAGAGGAGTGGGAATCCAGCGGCGGCCGTGGTAGTTGATACGAATCATCGCGGTGATCGCGACAAACGTCACGAGGAGAACGCGGCGGCAACAACGGCGACGGTTAGGGTAGCAGACGCGACGATGACGACCACGGCGAAACGGTCCTTCGTCACGCCGTCACCTATCAAGGACCCGTCCTCGGGGAGGATACAGAGGGGCATGGCCGTGGACGCGTCCCCCGTGACCGCGGTCAAGGAGGAAAGGAAGAAGGGCGGACTGGGTGGATTCCTTCAGAGATTCTCGAGGCTACGGTTCAGTGGTAGATCGAAAGTGCCGCGTTCCGAGGTGCAGAAAAAGAGTGATACGCTCGGCCAAGTGAATCGCGGCAAGGTGAACGAGGAACATGCTAAAAAGGAGCCGGATTACATCATTATTCCGTTGCACGGGCCGGAAGATGAGAGGCGCAAGGACGAACACGCCGCCGTGGATACCAAGACGGACGGGAGGACCGTTGGCGACGTTCAACGAAGCTCCTCCAACGTTAGGTGAGTTCCCTATTCtttagatttaaaaaaaaacattacaACCGATATACCTATTTATCTCTGTTTCATGCGTTGTTTTCTCATTTTTACTTGTTGCAAGCTTCTTTAATCGATTACTATCCTAAGTGACAATAAGGTttattttgccttttgtaaatagTTTTACTATGGATAAAAACAATACCAAAACGTCTAGTAACAAAATAGTCCACATATATTCTTTGCCAAGAAGTTTAAAAAAACATACACGTATAaaagttctacaagtaaaaatagGACCAAAATGTAAAGTAACAAACAACTTCATAAATGCTTTGacaagaaactaaaagaaaaatatttaaatactgtTTCTCTCGATTCAATGCAAGACAAGATACCAGTGCGTACGTTAAATAGATCAAAAGTGCTGCGAACCAACGCAAAATATGTACCACTTTTACACGCGAGGGCATATTTAATTAACACCATAACCACGTACTAGCAAATGAGAATTTGCTCACTTCCTTCCTAACGAAACAGATTTattcaatgttttttttttacaaacgaTCTCCTAATAATGCTGGAAGATGTAACTTGAGCATTTCATCAAAATGGCTGACATAGATCGTATGCCTAGTACGTTATCTATAAAAAGCTGTTACTTCTATGAGAATTTTTATTGATAATCTCAGCAAAGATACGTGATAACGTATGTAGTTTGTCTAGAAGACTGATTCACAGAATTCTCACGTCTCTACTAATAAAGGAAGGAACCTCTGCGCCCGGAAGCCCAGTTCCCGACTTCACCGTTactgaaataaattattaaaataatacatcCATGTTTCCTAAATATACGCGTGTGCGCAATTTCCAACGACTGGAAAAGGCAGCGCCGCTCtaaatattcaccgaatcccCAGAGACATAAATCGATATGGATTTCGTGAAACACAGACGCGTTCCTAATCGATATGGGTGGAGCATATAAAACTCGATTGATTCTAATTAAAGG
This genomic window from Colletes latitarsis isolate SP2378_abdomen chromosome 8, iyColLati1, whole genome shotgun sequence contains:
- the LOC143344550 gene encoding uncharacterized protein LOC143344550 isoform X5 translates to MSTNEETNETATTTLASSPVLDVAAEDEEEPPTLGESGDMDLVNGPNPWLPAYGFQLQHHSHFQPDHEDLRTNDTVLVQQVDFLETILEETSDDLQSDSERSGTTYWVGSDSETESVIHIRAKQRSGDERLDGSGSECNSVVPKKRRRRNNGTSDRDHQVTFDDYPASPRSSRSSASSRSSSLLQFESLERTCATLSPSSYSFDSLEYSNRSNASHPENTSPDSLEQDYDRVLPNGFGNVDHFSRIRPYRSFESLDTCQKDDEFGHTNLTNGFAPLYLKRNSDLSRIRSNGHRPRDFWHDDEEYEDDDEEEDFDEEDRGSKENRACSEIEDRLMVFGDPAFNYATSVDYRNTIDLREIGVETKRDALLDLKSGQAAVSSSFRLLQTRLNIAGGMAHSRNNMVPDHQQHHHHHHHHQQQQQHQEHQYQQHQQHYEHHEPRQHQQHQLQGWSKEECFNFRFTDKSQSAPSLPSSIDESAHGPSTFAGHTSSRATSFVSTSNLFENYTRVASVPVDLNLCGFSTSCDDTRYQELSPRDHEMADVTNVHEKKLTDGHREEDEAGQPKNSLTSSVRTQAPQSVMVDGKMDRESIEGNGKNEGECAGDRCANPRERMQVTSTVKTQDRGNCVLDMAIAMENDMVDEAIKQLKREVEEATAVSNGKHAMDGAQRSLSGRQRPHRVKNNASYELAQQFEIDERSFRSNRYRKEIAIDDEAGTKSPKSNFGGRKRVSNNASYELAQQCDYINALQSSRGAFQRMDACDELEEPVPVSGRSSRLRVTDMVQQMNSSSTSNLSNYNEPRAETRMYSKSTEDIFSQFSVGPFTRVPINQLGQRLKKQEEEESLLCQVKKNSDPFSTCGDDPSGHPVVDDEIDYPCLETKPIGASSLEGGVSREVTNAREPPEISLEHEHVRATRTPNAVPTILEHPAEFDQDLAKSLAGGQQDDVDECSSCNRNASERLWRVIVEKQAVEKEASAGKVAETAEKSLEKKESEKEKDEKEGAKATEAARGHSVHGVRCPPPSGTDGLEAGQRSGNPAAAVVVDTNHRGDRDKRHEENAAATTATVRVADATMTTTAKRSFVTPSPIKDPSSGRIQRGMAVDASPVTAVKEERKKGGLGGFLQRFSRLRFSGRSKVPRSEVQKKSDTLGQVNRGKVNEEHAKKEPDYIIIPLHGPEDERRKDEHAAVDTKTDGRTVGDVQRSSSNVSANGRAPVSSKPPLPPQPPRVGALSSRPSTGASAAAAASSSRRRAATDLGNPAAIEMAKARAMQAAQERPVGLLETDLDEAVPSTTTTASANAAAGKKTRSLLNLNHTSTTPRLRPEHALHVPQSPVGASHRSPQDDGAASTINQRPHKSMEFLLDKENLHFVKPPENELQKIGERVPSEHELRVQRSLQRLNVPDWYKNSPAARDGFRLKRHSDASQHGGWRALGSKTTSLSSLSSSSNRQPTTGALLSPSPTPPVFSRWSTSLLNSAGSSPASSARSSFNHRQPYLGWRSQERLTNPRTPAERLAQGILPQLQAANKQQQQQQQQQQQQQQQQQQQTTNQQLEVRNSIKEVTSAIVHYVQSGQEVAGGGRLSPRPRPEDWDDRGGARSTSPRGSGQSDTDEAMATAALLRNKPSPGSTTLEDVLDSLLGLPSASRTPSPGPGPVVTGTSATMRHRTNVGQANAKAGKSCSDLRQDLQESARSVMDVQGATEERASYYVGELVRRKSEGSDSIPSKATSMQSRGGPLRHRRVSFDNNQESNGLMAGNAAEKMVRCRNNKCANSTTLAEARRSYKSCHNCTCLYCSRECRKAHWQRHRRTCLHSRAGSLCKQVLSSAKEDPITLKHISALAKRGHASHGRGAVKCFFSSPEAAEKFIGNGFVDLGEPTYVRWSDLLASEMGADLYAEVIRLCKSYNPDTRLVLYVAVCVVSEVPTSGAVKWERQLVSRCAKIHLDTASRHHTSSSSASPQGRQQSTSPCNITREMESPEMLVLTSLPGNNGQNTPKRIREISFTNIQGQLKLRGVSLRRHFPQVYRKLRAYVDGTVDKFAPVTIYPRDQASGKSFMCIIILDVEPERLQLLPTDSSRVRTVDISVEQE
- the LOC143344550 gene encoding uncharacterized protein LOC143344550 isoform X4, whose protein sequence is MSTNEETNETATTTLASSPVLDVAAEDEEEPPTLGESGDMDLVNGPNPWLPAYGFQLQHHSHFQPDHEDLRTNDTVLVQQVDFLETILEETSDDLQSDSERSGTTYWVGSDSETESVIHIRAKQRSGDERLDGSGSECNSVVPKKRRRRNNGTSDRDHQVTFDDYPASPRSSRSSASSRSSSLLQFESLERTCATLSPSSYSFDSLEYSNRSNASHPENTSPDSLEQDYDRVLPNGFGNVDHFSRIRPYRSFESLDTCQKDDEFGHTNLTNGFAPLYLKRNSDLSRIRSNGHRPRDFWHDDEEYEDDDEEEDFDEEDRGSKENRACSEIEDRLMVFGDPAFNYATSVDYRNTIDLREIGVETKRDALLDLKSGQAAVSSSFRLLQTRLNIAGGMAHSRNNMVPDHQQHHHHHHHHQQQQQHQEHQYQQHQQHYEHHEPRQHQQHQLQGWSKEECFNFRFTDKSQSAPSLPSSIDESAHGPSTFAGHTSSRATSFVSTSNLFENYTRVASVPVDLNLCGFSTSCDDTRYQELSPRDHEMADVTNVHEKKLTDGHREEDEAGQPKNSLTSSVRTQAPQSVMVDGKMDRESIEGNGKNEGECAGDRCANPRERMQVTSTVKTQDRGNCVLDMAIAMENDMVDEAIKQLKREVEEATAVSNGKHAMDGAQRSLSGRQRPHRVKNNASYELAQQFEIDERSFRSNRYRKEIAIDDEAGTKSPKSNFGGRKRVSNNASYELAQQCDYINALQSSRGAFQRMDACDELEEPVPVSGRSSRLRVTDMVQQMNSSSTSNLSNYNEPRAETRMYSKSTEDIFSQFSVGPFTRVPINQLGQRLKKQEEEESLLCQVKKNSDPFSTCGDDPSGHPVVDDEIDYPCLETKPIGASSLEGGVSREVTNAREPPEISLEHEHVRATRTPNAVPTILEHPAEFDQDLAKSLAGGQQDDVDECSSCNRNASERLWRVIVEKQAVEKEASAGKVAETAEKSLEKKESEKEKDEKEGAKATEAARGHSVHGVRCPPPSGTDGLEAGQRSGNPAAAVVVDTNHRGDRDKRHEENAAATTATVRVADATMTTTAKRSFVTPSPIKDPSSGRIQRGMAVDASPVTAVKEERKKGGLGGFLQRFSRLRFSGRSKVPRSEVQKKSDTLGQVNRGKVNEEHAKKEPDYIIIPLHGPEDERRKDEHAAVDTKTDGRTVGDVQRSSSNVSANGRAPVSSKPPLPPQPPRVGALSSRPSTGASAAAAASSSRRRAATDLGNPAAIEMAKARAMQAAQERPVGLLETDLDEAVPSTTTTASANAAAGKKTRSLLNLNHTSTTPRLRPEHALHVPQSPVGASHRSPQDDGAASTINQRPHKSMEFLLDKENLHFVKPPENELQKIGERVPSEHELRVQRSLQRLNVPDWYKNSPAARDGFRLKRHSDASQHGGWRALGSKTTSLSSLSSSSNRQPTTGALLSPSPTPPVFSRWSTSLLNSAGSSPASSARSSFNHRQPYLGWRSQERLTNPRTPAERLAQGILPQLQAANKQQQQQQQQQQQQQQQQQQQTTNQQLEVRNSIKEVTSAIVHYVQSGQEVAGGGRLSPRPRPEDWDDRGGARSTSPRGSVKLCWMESSFVGTRPVDSPETPMSLATETDCCPGCNATGTESCSCIDSATSGLFLDLTPTRDDAQLQQQQQQQQQQLGGGSSLCPSPSSSLNYHHHHPHHHHRQLHHQQQPQQQQRHHRESARSVMDVQGATEERASYYVGELVRRKSEGSDSIPSKATSMQSRGGPLRHRRVSFDNNQESNGLMAGNAAEKMVRCRNNKCANSTTLAEARRSYKSCHNCTCLYCSRECRKAHWQRHRRTCLHSRAGSLCKQVLSSAKEDPITLKHISALAKRGHASHGRGAVKCFFSSPEAAEKFIGNGFVDLGEPTYVRWSDLLASEMGADLYAEVIRLCKSYNPDTRLVLYVAVCVVSEVPTSGAVKWERQLVSRCAKIHLDTASRHHTSSSSASPQGRQQSTSPCNITREMESPEMLVLTSLPGNNGQNTPKRIREISFTNIQGQLKLRGVSLRRHFPQVYRKLRAYVDGTVDKFAPVTIYPRDQASGKSFMCIIILDVEPERLQLLPTDSSRVRTVDISVEQE